The following coding sequences are from one Verrucosispora sp. WMMD573 window:
- a CDS encoding DUF5926 family protein — protein MSKRRKNQRAAAASGKRERVRDVFVPRPFEGLVDEPEWIALRELVPAASAPLRLAPALADEYGDRQVTLATVLPMAAPAMSRDDGHILIGLQRHLQSGDVSRDLAESLLCALRTAPGAQVAVPPLPGPGPRLQDILVDGPLEISLHEGFEFWLAPEAAEDPTVRASLERANAAIYPTVRLTAARAAYWCQVTDKAHVRWVLPEAEEAALDALARLAAAGSLILGEATRFAGMFRAHGRLVPVWDLPEEIPAGDWEQPVADFAKRYAEALAETGPLDADARRSRQGLLGRQLTLR, from the coding sequence GTGAGCAAGCGTCGAAAGAACCAGCGGGCGGCCGCTGCCTCGGGCAAGCGGGAGCGGGTCCGGGACGTCTTCGTTCCCCGGCCCTTTGAGGGGCTGGTCGACGAGCCCGAGTGGATCGCCCTGCGGGAGCTGGTGCCAGCCGCTTCCGCGCCGCTGCGGCTCGCCCCGGCGCTCGCCGACGAGTACGGCGACCGCCAGGTCACGCTGGCCACCGTACTGCCGATGGCCGCCCCCGCGATGAGCCGGGACGACGGCCACATCCTCATCGGGCTCCAGCGTCATCTCCAGTCCGGTGACGTCTCCCGCGACCTGGCCGAGTCGCTGCTCTGCGCACTGCGTACCGCCCCCGGCGCCCAGGTCGCGGTGCCGCCGCTGCCCGGCCCCGGTCCCCGGTTGCAGGACATCCTGGTCGACGGGCCGTTGGAGATCAGCCTGCACGAGGGGTTCGAGTTCTGGCTGGCCCCGGAGGCCGCCGAGGACCCGACCGTACGGGCCTCCCTGGAGCGGGCCAACGCGGCGATCTATCCGACGGTGCGGCTGACCGCCGCGCGTGCCGCGTACTGGTGCCAGGTGACGGACAAGGCCCACGTCCGCTGGGTGCTACCCGAGGCCGAGGAGGCCGCCCTGGACGCGCTGGCCCGGCTCGCCGCGGCCGGCTCGCTGATCCTCGGCGAGGCGACCCGGTTCGCCGGCATGTTCCGGGCCCACGGGCGGCTGGTGCCGGTGTGGGACCTGCCCGAGGAGATCCCGGCCGGTGACTGGGAGCAGCCGGTCGCCGACTTCGCCAAGCGGTACGCCGAAGCCCTGGCCGAGACCGGCCCGCTCGACGCCGACGCCCGCCGGTCCCGGCAGGGGCTGCTCGGTCGCCAGCTCACCCTGCGCTGA
- a CDS encoding arginine deiminase, with protein MSHHVDSEVGRLGTVLLHRPGPELARLTPRNNDSLLFDAIPWVGRAQEEHDAFAGALRERGVEVLYLTDLLTETLAVPAARTELTDEVLDSPRLGDTLRARVAAHLAYLDPAALAGVLVAGLAHEELRLGRDRRGGLVYTLMDRHDFIIDPLPNLLFTRDSSLWIGDRVGVTSLAMPARRRETTLTDAIYRHYPRFAGTEFVYRPGLEPLEGGDVLLLAPGVLAVGVGERTTPAGAERLARRVFAAGLAHTILVVPIAQERATMHLDTICTMVDVDAVLMYPNVASSLSAYTVIAGADGEDPRVDGPAPFLRAAADAMDLDRLRVIDTGLDPVTAEREQWDDGNNTLALAPRLCVGYERNVETNAQLERAGIELIPIAGSELGSGRGGPRCMSCPLLREQGGAAA; from the coding sequence GTGAGTCACCACGTGGACAGTGAAGTCGGCCGGCTCGGCACCGTCCTGTTGCACCGGCCGGGGCCGGAACTCGCCAGGCTGACCCCACGCAACAACGACTCGCTGCTCTTCGACGCCATCCCGTGGGTGGGCCGGGCGCAGGAGGAGCACGACGCCTTCGCGGGAGCCCTGCGGGAACGCGGTGTAGAGGTGCTCTACCTGACCGACCTGCTCACCGAGACGCTGGCCGTGCCGGCCGCCCGAACGGAACTGACCGACGAGGTGCTCGACTCGCCCCGGCTCGGCGACACCCTGCGCGCCCGGGTCGCCGCACATCTGGCGTACCTCGACCCGGCCGCGTTGGCCGGCGTCCTCGTCGCCGGCCTGGCCCACGAGGAGTTGCGGCTCGGCCGGGACCGCCGGGGTGGGCTCGTATACACCCTGATGGACCGCCACGACTTCATCATCGACCCGCTGCCCAACCTGCTGTTCACCCGCGACTCGTCACTGTGGATCGGTGACCGGGTGGGTGTGACGAGTCTGGCGATGCCCGCCCGGCGGCGAGAAACCACATTGACCGACGCGATCTACCGCCACTATCCCCGGTTCGCCGGCACCGAGTTCGTCTACCGTCCGGGCCTGGAGCCCCTGGAAGGCGGGGACGTGCTGCTGCTGGCACCCGGCGTGCTGGCGGTCGGTGTCGGCGAACGGACGACACCCGCCGGTGCCGAGCGGCTCGCGCGGCGGGTCTTCGCGGCCGGGCTGGCGCACACCATCCTCGTCGTACCGATCGCCCAGGAACGGGCCACCATGCACCTGGACACGATCTGCACGATGGTCGACGTCGACGCGGTGCTGATGTACCCGAACGTGGCCAGCAGCCTGTCGGCGTACACCGTCATCGCCGGCGCCGACGGCGAGGATCCACGGGTCGACGGGCCGGCGCCGTTCCTGCGGGCCGCCGCCGACGCGATGGACCTGGACCGGCTACGGGTGATCGACACCGGGCTCGACCCGGTGACCGCCGAGCGGGAGCAGTGGGACGACGGGAACAACACCCTGGCGCTCGCGCCCCGACTCTGCGTCGGCTACGAGCGCAACGTCGAGACCAACGCCCAGTTGGAGCGGGCCGGCATCGAACTCATCCCGATCGCCGGCTCGGAGCTGGGCTCGGGGCGCGGTGGCCCCCGCTGCATGTCCTGCCCGCTCCTGCGGGAGCAGGGCGGGGCAGCTGCCTGA
- a CDS encoding PAS domain-containing protein, whose amino-acid sequence MAHVELSLSEVFAPSGETPTEPGLDNIGRWSATVSSAEEPCLLIDAETRVLAVSTAGCELLQLGAPEDVIGLPLLDGGLRLLDFTAYRGELAEPEIDKIPPLLALTSGRLARGLLRIESATEESADATVDAISTPVVADGAVAGSLTFFSEV is encoded by the coding sequence GTGGCCCACGTCGAACTCTCGCTCTCGGAAGTGTTCGCGCCCTCCGGGGAGACACCGACAGAGCCTGGGCTCGACAACATCGGCCGCTGGTCGGCCACGGTCTCCAGCGCCGAGGAGCCCTGCCTGCTGATCGACGCCGAGACCCGGGTGCTGGCCGTCTCCACCGCCGGTTGCGAGCTGCTGCAACTGGGTGCGCCGGAGGATGTGATCGGCCTACCGCTGCTCGACGGCGGGTTGCGCCTGCTCGACTTCACCGCCTACCGGGGCGAGTTGGCCGAGCCCGAGATCGACAAGATCCCGCCGCTGCTGGCGCTCACCTCCGGCCGACTGGCCCGGGGGCTGCTCCGGATCGAGTCGGCGACCGAGGAGTCAGCCGACGCGACGGTGGACGCGATCTCCACCCCGGTGGTCGCCGACGGCGCGGTGGCCGGCTCCCTCACCTTCTTCTCCGAGGTCTGA
- the pheA gene encoding prephenate dehydratase gives MPGTPPTRFVYLGPEGTFAEQALRTVPAAERGSRTPARSVGEALEAVRAAEADAALVPLENSIGGAVGVTLDELAEGEPLVITREVILPVEFVLGARAGTLLPSVRSIAAHPQASTQCRGWLRTHVPDAIVVDVLSNGAAAAGAADGEYDAAICAPIGATRHRLAVLADKIADHPDAVTRFALLSRPGPPPPPTGDDVTSLAVYIAHDRVGALLSVLMELAVRGVNLTRIESRPTGEALGRYVFFLDCTGHVADVRLGEALQGLRRVCADVRFLGSYPRHRWDGSTPERPVTAPPGLSDADYTDAAAWLARLRAGELT, from the coding sequence ATGCCGGGAACGCCGCCGACCCGTTTCGTCTACCTCGGGCCCGAGGGCACCTTCGCCGAGCAGGCACTACGCACCGTGCCCGCCGCCGAGCGGGGCAGCCGCACGCCGGCCCGCAGTGTCGGCGAGGCGCTGGAGGCCGTCCGCGCCGCCGAGGCCGACGCGGCTCTGGTGCCGCTGGAGAACTCGATCGGCGGCGCGGTCGGGGTCACCCTCGACGAGTTGGCCGAGGGAGAGCCGCTGGTCATCACCCGGGAGGTGATCCTGCCGGTGGAGTTCGTGCTCGGGGCGCGGGCGGGGACCCTGCTGCCGTCGGTGCGCAGCATCGCCGCACACCCCCAGGCGTCCACCCAGTGCCGGGGCTGGCTGCGGACCCACGTGCCCGACGCGATAGTGGTGGACGTACTGTCCAACGGCGCGGCGGCGGCCGGCGCGGCCGACGGTGAGTACGACGCGGCCATCTGCGCACCCATCGGCGCGACCCGACACCGGCTCGCCGTCCTGGCCGACAAGATCGCCGATCACCCCGACGCGGTGACCCGCTTCGCGCTGCTGTCGCGGCCCGGTCCGCCTCCGCCGCCCACCGGCGACGACGTGACGTCGCTCGCCGTCTACATCGCGCACGACCGGGTGGGCGCGCTGCTGTCCGTGCTGATGGAACTGGCGGTCCGGGGCGTCAACCTGACCCGGATCGAGTCCCGACCGACGGGCGAGGCCCTCGGCCGTTACGTCTTCTTCCTCGACTGCACCGGTCACGTCGCCGACGTCCGGCTGGGTGAGGCGTTGCAGGGGCTACGTCGGGTCTGCGCCGACGTACGCTTCCTCGGCTCGTACCCCCGGCACCGATGGGACGGATCGACGCCGGAACGGCCGGTGACCGCACCTCCGGGTCTCTCCGACGCCGACTACACCGATGCCGCCGCCTGGCTCGCCCGCCTGCGCGCCGGTGAGCTGACCTGA
- a CDS encoding AIM24 family protein, producing MRSELFSAANLEQESTQPGMRLQNSKMLKIELDGEAMARVGSMVAYQGQVQFQALGSGGLGNFLKQKLTGEGVPLMKLTGRGDVFLADFAKDVHVIDLEPGDALSINGSSVLAFDATLRYDIKMVGGAGMASSGLFNCVFTGHGRIAVTTRGTPVVLNVDAPTYVDPQAAVCWSASLQTGYHRADQIGLGTLLGRTTGEAYTMSFAGHGFVVVQPSEEPPIMGSGQQDQGGVLGGLFR from the coding sequence ATGCGCAGCGAGCTGTTCTCGGCGGCGAATCTGGAGCAGGAGTCGACGCAACCCGGCATGCGGTTGCAGAACTCCAAGATGTTGAAGATCGAACTCGACGGTGAGGCGATGGCCCGGGTCGGTTCGATGGTGGCGTACCAGGGGCAGGTGCAGTTCCAGGCGCTCGGCTCCGGCGGGCTGGGCAACTTTCTCAAGCAGAAGCTCACCGGCGAGGGCGTGCCGCTGATGAAGCTCACCGGACGCGGCGACGTTTTCCTGGCCGACTTCGCCAAGGACGTGCACGTCATCGACCTGGAGCCGGGCGACGCCCTGTCCATCAACGGCTCCAGCGTGCTGGCGTTCGACGCCACCCTGCGCTACGACATCAAAATGGTCGGCGGGGCCGGCATGGCGTCGTCCGGCCTGTTCAACTGCGTCTTCACCGGGCACGGCAGAATCGCCGTCACCACCCGGGGGACGCCGGTCGTGCTCAACGTCGACGCGCCCACCTACGTGGACCCCCAGGCCGCCGTCTGCTGGTCGGCGAGCCTGCAGACCGGCTACCACCGGGCCGACCAGATCGGGCTCGGCACGCTGCTGGGCCGCACCACAGGTGAGGCGTACACGATGAGCTTCGCCGGCCACGGCTTCGTCGTCGTCCAGCCCTCCGAGGAGCCGCCCATCATGGGCAGCGGCCAGCAGGATCAGGGCGGCGTGCTCGGCGGCCTGTTCCGGTAG
- a CDS encoding metallopeptidase family protein, with the protein MEMGRERFEELVGEALDEVPEELLALMSNVVILVEDDPPPGEDLLGLYEGHALTERGWDYAGVLPDRILIYRNPILRICHSDEDVVDEVAVTVVHEIAHHFGIDDARLHELGWG; encoded by the coding sequence GTGGAGATGGGGCGTGAGCGGTTCGAGGAGCTGGTGGGGGAGGCCCTCGATGAGGTTCCGGAGGAACTGCTGGCGCTGATGAGCAACGTGGTGATTCTGGTCGAGGACGACCCGCCACCCGGCGAGGATCTGCTCGGCCTGTACGAGGGACACGCGCTGACCGAGCGCGGCTGGGACTACGCGGGCGTACTGCCCGACCGGATCCTCATCTACCGCAACCCCATCCTGCGCATCTGCCACAGCGACGAGGACGTCGTCGACGAGGTGGCCGTGACCGTGGTGCACGAGATCGCCCACCACTTCGGCATCGACGACGCGCGCCTACACGAGCTGGGCTGGGGTTGA
- a CDS encoding OsmC family protein: MPIRTASARWQGNLTEGSGTIRTGKGGLEGNYSFKSRFEEGEGTNPEELIGAAHAGCFSMAFSKALADAGTTPTSVETTAKVHLDKTDAGMTVTRIELDTVGEVPGIDQAQFAKLAETAKQNCPISRLLSPGAEITLTTHLTT, encoded by the coding sequence ATGCCTATCCGTACCGCTTCCGCACGTTGGCAGGGCAACCTCACCGAGGGGTCCGGCACCATCCGCACCGGCAAGGGCGGGCTGGAGGGGAACTACTCCTTCAAGTCCCGTTTCGAAGAGGGTGAGGGCACCAACCCCGAGGAACTGATCGGTGCCGCCCACGCCGGCTGCTTCTCGATGGCCTTCTCCAAGGCGCTGGCCGACGCCGGCACGACGCCCACCTCCGTGGAGACCACCGCCAAGGTGCACCTCGACAAGACCGACGCCGGGATGACCGTGACCCGGATCGAGCTGGACACCGTCGGCGAGGTGCCCGGCATCGACCAGGCGCAGTTCGCCAAGCTGGCCGAGACCGCCAAGCAGAACTGCCCGATCTCCCGCCTGCTCTCCCCCGGCGCCGAGATCACCCTCACCACCCACCTCACCACCTGA
- a CDS encoding HAD-IIB family hydrolase: protein MTRPGLPKLIATDLDGTLVRSDDTVSAFTHEVLDRVRAAGIPVVGATGRGPRLTELTRNDIRAADFLVLAGGGRVVDQSDPEGPVVLRDERLSSEVLAALLAELEAAVGPLTVMVEASDEHDAPLWGDYHPAWPYQDAFEVRSRAECLAGDVIKAFARTADHHVDELLAVAREIVPPHLATLTQAGLGFIEICPPGVDKASGLSVIAQTLGVDPADVLVFGDMPNDLPMFEWAGWGRVAVANAHPSLRAVADEITLRNDDDGVAVYLDRLLSR, encoded by the coding sequence ATGACCCGCCCGGGACTGCCCAAGCTGATCGCCACCGACCTCGACGGGACGCTCGTCCGCAGCGACGACACCGTGTCGGCCTTCACTCACGAGGTGCTGGACCGGGTACGCGCCGCCGGTATTCCGGTGGTCGGCGCCACCGGTCGCGGCCCTCGGCTCACCGAGCTGACCCGCAACGACATCCGCGCCGCCGATTTCCTCGTGCTGGCCGGCGGCGGCCGGGTGGTCGACCAGAGCGACCCGGAGGGGCCGGTTGTTTTGCGGGACGAGCGCCTCTCCAGCGAGGTGCTGGCCGCCCTGCTGGCCGAACTGGAGGCCGCGGTCGGCCCGCTGACCGTCATGGTGGAGGCGTCGGACGAGCACGACGCGCCGCTCTGGGGCGACTATCACCCCGCGTGGCCCTATCAGGACGCGTTCGAGGTGCGCAGCCGCGCCGAGTGCCTCGCCGGTGATGTGATCAAGGCGTTCGCACGTACCGCCGATCACCACGTGGACGAGTTGCTGGCCGTCGCCCGGGAGATCGTCCCGCCGCACCTCGCCACCCTCACCCAGGCGGGCCTGGGCTTCATCGAGATCTGCCCACCCGGGGTGGACAAGGCATCCGGGCTCAGCGTCATCGCCCAGACCCTCGGCGTGGACCCGGCGGACGTGCTGGTCTTCGGTGACATGCCGAACGACCTGCCGATGTTCGAGTGGGCCGGCTGGGGCCGGGTGGCCGTGGCCAACGCCCACCCCAGCCTGCGCGCGGTCGCCGACGAGATCACCTTGCGCAACGACGACGACGGGGTGGCGGTCTACCTCGACCGGCTACTGTCCCGGTGA
- a CDS encoding HAD family hydrolase, which translates to MDSTPHLVASDIDGTLLRDDRTLSARTAAVLARIAAQGTPVVLVTGRPIRWLRLVYDQLAEPLPAVCANGAVVYDPTTDEVLRADPLAPELLAEVVRRLRAEVPGVSLAVEIVDGRQMRHEAHYPLRWDADEEAIRAVQTAEELLSAPAVKLLARAGEQDPDRFTRLVAAALTGLAEATHSSHSGLVEISAAGVTKAAGLAWYCHRIGVAAPDVLAFGDMPNDLPMLTWAGRAVAVANAHPEVLAIADEVAPANSSDGVAAYLEKIFGSD; encoded by the coding sequence ATGGATTCCACGCCGCACCTGGTCGCCAGCGACATCGACGGGACGCTGCTGCGCGACGACCGCACCCTCAGCGCCCGCACCGCCGCGGTGCTGGCCCGGATCGCCGCCCAGGGCACCCCGGTCGTCCTGGTCACCGGCCGGCCGATCCGCTGGCTCCGGCTGGTGTACGACCAGCTGGCCGAGCCGCTGCCGGCGGTCTGCGCCAACGGCGCGGTGGTCTACGACCCGACCACCGACGAGGTGCTGCGGGCCGACCCGCTGGCACCGGAGCTGCTCGCCGAGGTGGTGCGACGCCTGCGTGCCGAGGTGCCCGGGGTGAGCCTGGCCGTGGAGATCGTCGACGGTCGGCAGATGCGCCACGAGGCGCACTACCCGTTGCGGTGGGACGCCGACGAGGAGGCGATCCGGGCGGTGCAGACCGCCGAGGAGCTGCTGTCGGCACCGGCGGTGAAGCTGCTGGCACGCGCCGGTGAGCAGGACCCCGACCGGTTCACCCGACTGGTCGCCGCCGCCCTCACCGGGCTCGCGGAGGCGACCCACTCCTCACACTCGGGGCTGGTGGAGATCTCGGCGGCCGGGGTGACGAAGGCAGCCGGCCTGGCCTGGTACTGCCACCGCATCGGCGTCGCCGCGCCGGACGTGCTGGCCTTCGGTGACATGCCCAACGACCTGCCGATGCTCACCTGGGCGGGGCGGGCGGTGGCGGTCGCCAACGCGCATCCGGAGGTGCTGGCGATCGCCGACGAGGTCGCCCCGGCGAACTCGTCCGACGGGGTGGCCGCGTACCTGGAGAAGATCTTCGGGTCGGACTGA
- a CDS encoding bacterial proteasome activator family protein has protein sequence MEGMTEARSAGQNDEPDRDGIGHSGTVVVVGPDGRPVGTVQTDEGSGEDPSRLVEQPAKVMRIGSMIKQLLEEVKAAPLDDASRHRMREIHQRSIVELKEGLAPELREELERISLPFSEDQAPSEGELRIAHAQLVGWLEGLFHGIQAALVAQQMAARVQLEQMRSGRQALPSGPAGAMLPGMPGMGQPGGEGHSTGQYL, from the coding sequence ATGGAGGGCATGACCGAAGCGCGCTCCGCTGGACAGAACGACGAGCCCGACCGGGACGGTATCGGGCACTCCGGAACCGTGGTGGTGGTCGGACCGGACGGCCGGCCCGTCGGCACCGTGCAGACCGACGAAGGATCCGGTGAGGATCCGTCGCGCCTGGTCGAACAGCCGGCCAAGGTGATGCGGATCGGCAGCATGATCAAACAGCTGCTGGAGGAGGTCAAGGCCGCTCCGCTGGACGACGCCAGCCGGCACCGGATGCGGGAGATCCACCAACGGTCGATCGTCGAGCTGAAGGAAGGGCTGGCCCCCGAGTTGCGGGAGGAGCTGGAACGGATCTCGCTGCCGTTCTCCGAGGACCAGGCGCCGAGCGAGGGCGAGCTGCGCATCGCCCACGCCCAGCTGGTCGGCTGGCTGGAAGGGCTGTTCCACGGCATCCAGGCAGCTCTGGTCGCGCAACAGATGGCGGCCCGGGTGCAGCTGGAGCAGATGCGTTCCGGTCGGCAGGCGCTACCCAGCGGGCCGGCCGGGGCGATGCTGCCGGGGATGCCCGGCATGGGGCAGCCGGGCGGTGAGGGACACAGCACCGGCCAGTACCTCTGA
- a CDS encoding prolyl oligopeptidase family serine peptidase, with protein MPSDPRSVLTSPAPEPDATVAYGEHPDQIADLRRPAGSGPPRPLVVVVHGGFWRAEYDRRHTGPLASALAALGYPVAQLEYRRTGQLGGGWPGTLTDVLAGVSALPALAEVALSGRVTAAPPVLVGHSAGGHLALYAAAHAPGAVAGVLALAPVADLAEAYRLDLDAGAVAALLGGGPADVPERYATTDPRSLVPLRPRTVVMHGTLDQQVPIDLSRNYVAAARAAGADIRLIELPESEHFGLIAPGSSAWPEVTGALRSLHEDH; from the coding sequence ATGCCCTCCGATCCCCGTTCGGTGCTGACCAGCCCCGCGCCCGAACCGGACGCGACCGTCGCCTACGGCGAACATCCGGACCAGATCGCCGACCTGCGTCGCCCGGCCGGCTCCGGGCCGCCCCGTCCGCTGGTGGTGGTGGTGCACGGTGGTTTCTGGCGCGCGGAGTACGACCGGCGGCACACCGGCCCCCTGGCGAGCGCACTGGCCGCGCTCGGATACCCGGTCGCCCAGTTGGAGTACCGGCGGACCGGTCAGCTCGGCGGCGGCTGGCCCGGCACCCTCACCGACGTGCTGGCCGGCGTCTCCGCGCTGCCCGCGTTGGCCGAGGTCGCACTGTCGGGGCGGGTCACCGCCGCGCCGCCGGTGCTGGTCGGTCACTCGGCCGGCGGGCACCTCGCGCTGTACGCGGCGGCCCACGCACCCGGTGCCGTCGCCGGGGTACTGGCCCTCGCGCCGGTCGCCGACCTGGCCGAGGCGTACCGGCTGGATCTGGACGCCGGTGCCGTGGCCGCGCTGCTCGGCGGGGGACCAGCCGACGTGCCGGAGCGGTACGCGACCACCGATCCACGGTCGCTGGTTCCCCTACGACCACGCACGGTAGTGATGCACGGCACGCTCGATCAACAGGTCCCCATCGATCTCTCTCGAAATTACGTGGCTGCCGCCCGCGCGGCGGGTGCCGATATTCGCCTGATTGAGCTGCCAGAGAGCGAGCATTTCGGACTTATCGCTCCCGGTTCATCAGCATGGCCGGAGGTTACCGGCGCGTTGCGGTCTCTGCACGAAGATCATTAG
- a CDS encoding ABC transporter substrate-binding protein: MSQMNRRRALQLLAALGTGGLVAACGSDAEPELTSTGSPIKIGLVAPQSGPSKAIGDELSNGFELYLDLNDRRLGGHPVDVVTADEGDNVKSGQAAVEGLLKQGVLALTGVASSAVMFGIKDIVEQARVPLIGSNASPPSLQSVVYIWRTSYVLDEAGRALGRYLKDELASSDRIATILPEGVVGVEDVLRGFREEFGGSDPRLASEVVWTSGSSSPSRTAYVSDINRALAGNPSVVFCFYSGTAAVEFIMQLRDAGFRGRIYAPGFLTEGSVLENIRPTSDALGIRTALNYSADLNNAANRRFASAYRKKHNTSPTTYAMASYDAAKVLDQAIRLAGAAPTPQQVNLALGRIGQIDSPRGAWQFNQPRTPQQKWYLREVQRDGQVVSNVLVNELATLG; encoded by the coding sequence GTGTCGCAGATGAACCGCAGGCGGGCACTCCAGCTGCTGGCCGCGCTCGGTACGGGCGGACTCGTCGCCGCGTGCGGCTCCGACGCCGAGCCGGAGCTCACCAGCACAGGGAGCCCGATCAAGATCGGGCTTGTCGCGCCGCAGTCGGGTCCGAGCAAGGCGATCGGCGACGAACTCAGCAATGGCTTCGAGCTGTACCTGGACCTCAACGACAGGCGCCTCGGTGGCCACCCGGTCGACGTGGTCACGGCCGACGAGGGCGACAACGTCAAGTCCGGCCAGGCCGCCGTCGAGGGACTACTCAAGCAGGGCGTGCTCGCGCTGACCGGGGTCGCCAGCTCGGCGGTCATGTTCGGCATCAAGGACATCGTGGAGCAGGCCCGGGTGCCGTTGATCGGCTCCAACGCCTCACCGCCGAGCCTGCAGAGCGTCGTCTACATCTGGCGTACGTCGTACGTGCTCGACGAGGCGGGCCGGGCGCTCGGCCGCTACCTGAAGGACGAACTCGCGTCCTCCGACCGGATCGCGACGATCCTGCCGGAAGGGGTGGTCGGCGTCGAGGATGTGCTTCGTGGCTTCCGCGAGGAGTTCGGCGGGTCAGACCCGCGGCTCGCCTCCGAGGTGGTCTGGACCTCCGGCAGCAGCAGCCCCAGCAGGACCGCCTACGTCTCGGACATCAACCGCGCGCTGGCTGGCAACCCCTCGGTCGTCTTCTGCTTCTACTCCGGCACGGCGGCCGTGGAGTTCATCATGCAGCTGCGCGACGCCGGATTCCGGGGCCGGATCTACGCCCCCGGCTTCCTCACCGAGGGTTCGGTGCTGGAGAACATCCGGCCGACTAGCGACGCGCTCGGCATCCGTACCGCGTTGAACTACTCCGCCGACCTGAACAACGCGGCCAACCGCCGGTTCGCCTCGGCGTACCGCAAGAAGCACAACACCTCCCCGACCACGTACGCGATGGCCTCGTACGACGCGGCCAAGGTGCTCGACCAGGCGATCCGGCTTGCCGGCGCGGCACCCACCCCGCAGCAGGTCAACCTCGCGCTCGGGCGGATCGGGCAGATCGACAGCCCACGCGGCGCCTGGCAGTTCAACCAGCCGCGTACGCCACAGCAGAAGTGGTACCTGCGCGAGGTGCAACGTGACGGCCAGGTGGTGTCGAACGTGCTGGTGAACGAGTTGGCCACGCTCGGCTGA
- the ddaH gene encoding dimethylargininase: MVTVNQQRVPRKRTYLMCSPEHFAVEYAINPWMDVTAPVDAELAVKQWDRLRETLVGLGHEVHLLVPEPGLPDMVYAANGALMVDGTVYGAQFKHQQRAAEAASHRAFYESQGWRFIAPNATNEGEGDFAYLPEAHGGLILAGHGFRTELPAHAEAQEALGRPVVSLRLVDPRFYHLDVALASIDDGNIVYYPGAFSAASQRVLAQLFPDAVLADDEDALAFGLNLVSDGANVVLNSEATRLAGRLKAAGYAPVPVELAELKKGGGSVKCCIAELRH; encoded by the coding sequence TTGGTCACCGTGAACCAGCAGCGAGTGCCGCGAAAGCGGACATATCTCATGTGCTCCCCGGAGCACTTCGCGGTCGAGTACGCGATCAACCCGTGGATGGACGTGACCGCCCCGGTCGACGCCGAGCTGGCGGTCAAGCAGTGGGACCGCCTGCGCGAGACCCTGGTCGGCCTCGGCCACGAGGTGCACCTGCTGGTACCCGAACCCGGCCTGCCCGACATGGTCTACGCGGCCAACGGCGCGCTGATGGTCGACGGCACGGTCTACGGGGCCCAGTTCAAGCATCAGCAGCGGGCCGCCGAGGCGGCCTCGCACCGGGCCTTCTACGAGTCGCAGGGCTGGCGGTTCATCGCGCCGAACGCGACGAACGAGGGTGAGGGTGACTTCGCGTACCTGCCGGAGGCGCACGGCGGGCTGATCCTGGCCGGGCACGGCTTCCGTACCGAGCTGCCGGCGCACGCCGAGGCGCAGGAGGCGCTCGGTCGGCCGGTGGTCTCACTGCGGCTGGTCGACCCGCGCTTCTACCACCTGGACGTGGCGCTCGCCTCGATCGACGACGGCAACATCGTCTACTACCCCGGCGCCTTCTCCGCCGCCAGTCAGCGGGTGCTCGCCCAGCTCTTTCCGGACGCGGTGCTGGCGGACGACGAGGATGCCCTCGCCTTCGGGCTGAACCTGGTCAGCGACGGGGCCAACGTGGTACTCAACAGCGAGGCCACCCGGCTCGCCGGTCGGCTCAAGGCGGCCGGCTACGCCCCGGTGCCGGTGGAGTTGGCCGAGCTGAAGAAGGGCGGTGGCAGCGTGAAGTGCTGCATCGCCGAACTGCGGCACTGA
- a CDS encoding Lrp/AsnC family transcriptional regulator, which translates to MQIDAVDQRIIALLVADARASYADIGTRVSLSAPAVKRRVDRLRSAGVIRGFTAVVDPASVGWTTEAFVELFCAGRTTPAQIGAAVRRHPEVVGAYTVSGEADALVHLRAADIAHLEEALERLRAESFVTSSRSTIVLSRLVESPGVGPSTA; encoded by the coding sequence TTGCAGATCGACGCCGTTGACCAGCGAATCATTGCGCTTCTTGTTGCCGACGCCCGGGCCTCCTACGCCGACATCGGCACCCGCGTGTCGCTCTCCGCTCCGGCGGTCAAGCGGCGGGTCGATCGACTGCGTTCCGCCGGGGTGATCCGGGGATTCACGGCCGTCGTGGACCCGGCCTCGGTCGGCTGGACCACCGAGGCGTTCGTGGAGTTGTTCTGCGCCGGCCGGACCACTCCGGCCCAGATCGGTGCCGCCGTGCGCCGTCACCCCGAGGTGGTCGGTGCGTACACCGTCTCCGGTGAGGCGGACGCGCTGGTGCACCTCCGTGCCGCCGACATCGCCCACCTGGAGGAGGCGCTGGAGCGGCTGCGGGCCGAGTCGTTCGTCACCTCCAGCCGCAGCACCATCGTGCTCTCCCGGCTGGTCGAGTCCCCGGGCGTCGGCCCCTCCACCGCCTGA